In one window of Geotrypetes seraphini chromosome 3, aGeoSer1.1, whole genome shotgun sequence DNA:
- the CDC42EP3 gene encoding cdc42 effector protein 3: MPAKTPIYLKTGNNKKGKKFKLRDILSPDMISPPLGDFRHTIHIGKEGQHDVFGDISFLQGNFELLPGNQGKTRVGVYGGHNEFLRANSTSDSMFSDTPSPVLKNAISLPAIGGSQALMLPLLSQVTFNSKQDAFGPSKIPKLSCEPVMEEQVQEKCKQFENGNQYNEDAIWKPNGSTSCCSNGRASHSSSFSEQYSDWQTVDLFEDSHLPCELTKTESKSEESLSDITGSLLSLQLDLGPSLLDEVLNVMEKKTL; encoded by the coding sequence ATGCCAGCCAAGACTCCAATTTATCTGAAAACAGGTaacaacaaaaaaggaaagaaattcAAACTAAGGGACATTTTGTCCCCTGATATGATCAGCCCACCCCTTGGAGACTTTCGCCACACCATACACATTGGAAAAGAGGGACAGCATGATGTTTTTGGGGACATATCATTTCTGCAAGGAAATTTTGAGCTACTGCCTGGGAATCAAGGAAAAACAAGGGTGGGGGTTTATGGTGGACATAATGAATTTTTGAGGGCAAACAGCACTTCTGACTCTATGTTTTCAGACACTCCCTCTCCGGTGCTCAAAAATGCCATCTCACTTCCTGCCATTGGTGGTTCTCAAGCCCTCATGTTGCCCTTGTTATCACAAGTGACATTTAATTCAAAACAGGACGCATTCGGTCCTTCGAAAATTCCTAAACTTAGCTGTGAGCCTGTAATGGAAGAACAAGTACAGGAGAAATGTAAACAGTTTGAGAATGGGAATCAATACaatgaagatgccatatggaaaccAAATGGTTCCACTTCATGTTGTTCTAATGGAAGAGCCAGCCATTCATCCAGCTTTTCTGAACAATACAGTGATTGGCAAACAGTTGATTTGTTTGAAGATAGTCATCTTCCATGTGAACTGACAAAGACAGAGTCTAAATCTGAAGAATCCCTTTCAGATATAACAGGTTCTCTTCTCTCGTTGCAACTTGATCTCGGGCCTTCACTTTTGGATGAGGTCCTCAATGTAATGGAAAAAAAGACTTTATAG